A stretch of DNA from Microbacterium croceum:
ACGGATCACGGAACCTGTGACGATCGACGGAGGTATGTCCACGGATCGGTCCGTGGTTCGTCATCGTCTCCGTGATTCGTCGGCCGGGGGTGCCGGCCCGTCCACCGGGGGATGCCGTGTCCGACCGTGATCGGTCGGCACCACTCCGCCACCACTCCGGCGCGGCGGAGGCTGACGACGGATGTCGGGCGCCGCGGCGGTCATGCCCGCCGACGCAGAACACCCCCGTCGATCTGACAGGGGTGTTCCGGTTCGTGCGCAGGTCAGCTCACGGCGTAGACCGCGCCGCCGATGATGACGGAGACGACCGTGGTCCAGCCGACGATCGCGACCGCCTGCCAGAGGAGGATGCGCGCCTTGCCGATTCCGGCTGCCGCGAGCATCGTCGCGGTGAAGTGCGTGGGGAGCAGGAGCGGGCCGAGCAGGCTCACTCCGGGCACGCCGTAGCGCTCGAATGCGCGCTGGAACTTCTCCGTGCGGGCGGTGCGGTGTCCGGCATCCACAGAGGGCGTCTCGTCGACCAGCGGCGCTCCGCCGCCGACGACCACGGACTCGCGGCTGCGAGAGCGGTTGACGATCGCCTGCCGGGCTCCGGAGCTGGCGAGCACGAGGATCGCGACGCAGACGAAGTTCCCGATCATCGCGGCGATGGCGGCGATCACAGGCGGGATGCCGCCGATGATCCCGATCCCCGCCGCGCCCTCGCCCTCGATGAACGGGATGGCACCGGCGAGAGCGACGATGAGCGGCTGCACGAGATCCGGGACCTGGGCGACCAGGTTCTGGAAGGTGTCGATGAGGTTCATGGTGATGCTCCTGGGGTCGGTGCAGCGGTCTCCTCGCTGCGATGACTCCAGTCCATCGGGATGCTGCGGCGAGCGGCAGTGCCGTGCTGTCACCTCTTTCCGGGCGGATCTCATGCGCCGTCCGTGACAACTGTCACGCCCGTATCGTGGTGGGGTGACCAGCCCTGACGTGCCTCTCGCCCTCGCCGCGCCGACGCCGGGGGCCCGACAGCTGTCCCGTGGCGTCACCGCGACCTGGTGGTACACCGCGACGGCCGTGATCGCCTTCGAGCTCACGATCGTCGGTGCGTGGACGGCCATCACGATGGCGGTCGATCTGAGGGCATTCGTCGGAGTCGTGGTGGGCGGTGGCGGTCTGCTCTGGATCGCCTCCACGATTCCGCTGCTGGTCGACTATCGGCACCGGCTCGACGCAGAGCCGGGTGTGCGTTGGGCG
This window harbors:
- a CDS encoding small multidrug efflux protein, whose translation is MNLIDTFQNLVAQVPDLVQPLIVALAGAIPFIEGEGAAGIGIIGGIPPVIAAIAAMIGNFVCVAILVLASSGARQAIVNRSRSRESVVVGGGAPLVDETPSVDAGHRTARTEKFQRAFERYGVPGVSLLGPLLLPTHFTATMLAAAGIGKARILLWQAVAIVGWTTVVSVIIGGAVYAVS